The following are encoded together in the Anoplopoma fimbria isolate UVic2021 breed Golden Eagle Sablefish chromosome 9, Afim_UVic_2022, whole genome shotgun sequence genome:
- the LOC129096181 gene encoding E3 ubiquitin-protein ligase TRIM21-like — protein sequence MAAANYLPGEDQFLCSICLDVFTDPVTIPCGHNFCKHCINEHWNTSDQNQCPMCKKVFISRPELHVNTFISEMVVQFRQSAQQKTSSSSSEQQESKPGEVPCDVCTGTKLKALKSCLVCLASYCETHLEPHLTMTGLKRHQLIDPVENLEARMCTKHDKPLELFCKTDQTCVCMLCSVLDHKTHKFVPLKEEYEGKKVKLEKTEAEIQQMIQKRKLKIQEIKHSVDLSEEDADRKIAEGVQVFTALKESVERSQANLIDTIKAKHKTKENQAEAFIRELEQEISELMKKSNEVKQLAHTEDHLHLLQSVQTLDIHHPPPSKDWTKVSIRSSYEPTVVNAVSQLEETLSKKIKTLVEAELKRVQKYAVDVTFNPDTANPYLILSDDEKQVCCGKVHQFLLDNPQRFSLHACVLGKQNISSEKLYYEVQVKRKSDWDLGVARESNNRKGEINLRPQNGYWTIMLRNGNEYKAPADPPVSLSLKSRPQKVGVFVDYEEGLVSFHDVDAAALIYSFTDCSFNEKLIPYFGPGLNNGGKNSAPLIITPVVVN from the coding sequence ATGGCTGCTGCAAACTATCTGCCAGGtgaagatcagtttctgtgctccatctgtctggatgtgttcactgatccagtcaccataccatgtggacacaacttctgcaaACATTGCATCAATGAACACTGGAATACTAGTGACCAGAACCAGTGTCCAATGTGTAAAAAGGTTTTCATCTCAAGACCCGAACTGCACGTCAACACTTTCATCTCTGAGATGGTTGTtcagttcagacagtcagctcaacagaaaaccagcagcagcagctcagagcaacaagagtccaaaccaggagaagttccctgtgacgtctgcactggaaccaaactgaaggccctgaagtcctgcctggtgtgtctggcctcctactgtgagactcacctggagcctcatctGACAATGACAGGCCTGAAGagacatcagctgatcgacCCTGTGGAGAACCTTGAAGCCAGGATGTGTACGAAGCACGATAAACCTCtggagctgttctgtaagaccgaccagacatgtgtctgcatgctctgcagtgttttagaCCACAAGACGCACAagtttgttcctctgaaagaagaatatgaaggaaagaaggtCAAACTGGAGAAGACAGAGGCTGAAATTCagcagatgatccagaagagaaAACTGAAGATTCAGGAGATCAAACACTCAGTCGACCTCAGTGAAGAAGATGCAGACAGAAAGATAGCAGAAGGTGTTCAGGTCTTCACTGCTCTGAAGGAGTCTGTTGAGAGAAGCCAGGCCAATCTCATCGACACGATCAAAGCgaagcacaaaacaaaagaaaaccaggCCGAAGCTTTCATCAGagagctggaacaggaaatctCTGAGCTGATGAAGAAAAGCAATGAGGTGAAGCAGCTCGCTCACActgaagaccacctccaccttctccagAGTGTACAGACCTTAGACatccaccacccaccacccagCAAGGACTGGACAAAGGTCAGCATCCGTTCATCATATGAGCCGACTGTGGTGAACGCTGTGTCTCAGCTGGAGGAGACACTcagtaaaaagataaagaccCTGGTTGAAGCTGAGCTGAAGAGGGTCCAGAAGTATGCAGTGGATGTGACTTTCAATCCTGATACAGCTAATCCTtatctcatcctgtctgatgatgAAAAACAAGTATGTTGTGGTAAAGTACATCAATTTCTCCTAGATAATCCACAGAGATTTTCTCTTCATGCCTGTGTTTTAGGAAAACAGAATATCTCTTCAGAAAAATTGTACTACGAGGTTCAAGTTAAAAGAAAGTCTGATTGGGATTTAGGAGTGGCCAGAGAGTCAAATAACAGGAAGGGAGAAATTAATCTTAGACCTCAGAATGGTTACTGGACTATAATGTTGAGAAATGGAAATGAGTACAAAGCTCCTGCTGACCCTCCAgtcagtctctctctgaagtctcGGCCTCagaaggtgggggtgtttgtggattatgaggagggtctggtctcctttCATGACGTagatgctgcagctcttatctaCTCCTTCACTGACTGCTCCTTCAATGAGAAACTCATCCCTTACTTCGGTCCCGGTCTTAATAATGGTGGTAAAAACTCTGCACCTCTGATCATCACTCCTGTCGTAGTAAACTAA
- the LOC129096144 gene encoding E3 ubiquitin-protein ligase TRIM21-like: MAAANYHHEDQFLCSICLDVFTDPVTIPCGHNFCKHCINEHWNTSDQYLCPMCKKVFISRPELHVNTFISEMVVQFRQSAQQKTSSSSSEQQESKPGEVPCDVCTGTKLKALKSCLVCLASYCETHLEPHLTMTGLKRHQLIDPVENLEARMCTKHDKPLELFCKTDQTCVCMLCSVLDHKTHEFVPLKEEYEGKKVKLEKTEAEIQQMIQKRRLKIQEIKHSVDLSEEDAERKIAEGVQVFTALKESVERSQANLIDTIKAKHKTKENQAEAFIRELEQEISELMKKSNEVKQLAHTEDHLHLLQSVQTLDIHHPPPSKDWTKVSIRSSYEPTVVNAVSQLEETLSKKIKTLVEAELKRVQKYEVDVTFDPDTAHSILILSDDEKQVRCGKVPQHLPDNPQRFSLHACVLGKQNISSEKLYYEVQVKRKSEWDLGVARESNNRKGQITLRPQNGYWTICLRNGNEYKSFASPPVSLSLKSQPQKVGVFVDYEEGLVSFYDVDAAALIYSFTDCSFNEKLIPYFGPSHNNVVKTLHL; encoded by the coding sequence ATGGCTGCTGCAAACTATCACCAtgaagatcagtttctgtgctccatctgtctggatgtgttcactgatccagtcaccataccatgtggacacaacttctgcaaACACTGCATCAATGAACACTGGAATACTAGTGACCAGTATCTGTGTCCAATGTGTAAAAAGGTTTTCATCTCAAGACCCGAACTGCACGTCAACACTTTCATCTCTGAGATGGTTGTtcagttcagacagtcagctcaacagaaaaccagcagcagcagctcagagcaacaagagtccaaaccaggagaagttccctgtgacgtctgcactggaaccaaactgaaggccctgaagtcctgcctggtgtgtctggcctcctactgtgagactcacctggagcctcatctGACAATGACAGGCCTGAAGagacatcagctgatcgacCCTGTGGAGAACCTTGAAGCCAGGATGTGTACGAAGCACGATAAACCTCtggagctgttctgtaagaccgaccagacatgtgtctgcatgctctgcagtgttttagaTCATAAGACGCACGagtttgttcctctgaaagaagaatatgaaggaaagaaggtCAAACTGGAGAAAACAGAGGCTGAAATTCagcagatgatccagaagagacgACTGAAGATTCAGGAGATCAAACACTCAGTGGACCTCAGTGAAGAAGATGCAGAAAGAAAGATAGCAGAAGGTGTTCAGGTCTTCACTGCTCTGAAGGAGTCTGTTGAGAGAAGCCAGGCCAATCTCATCGACACGATCAAAGCgaagcacaaaacaaaagaaaaccaggCCGAAGCTTTCATCAGagagctggaacaggaaatctCTGAGCTGATGAAGAAAAGCAATGAGGTGAAGCAGCTCGCCCACActgaagaccacctccaccttctccagAGTGTACAGACCTTAGACatccaccacccaccacccagCAAGGACTGGACAAAGGTCAGCATCCGTTCATCATATGAGCCGACTGTGGTGAACGCTGTGTCTCAGCTGGAGGAGACACTcagtaaaaagataaagacgCTGGTTGAAGCTGAGCTGAAGAGGGTCCAGAAGTATGAAGTGGATGTGACTTTTGATCCTGATACAGCTCATTCCattctcatcctgtctgatgatgAAAAACAAGTACGTTGTGGTAAGGTACCGCAACATCTCCCAGATAATCCACAGAGATTTTCTCTTCATGCCTGTGTTTTAGGAAAACAGAATATCTCTTCAGAAAAATTGTACTACGAGGTTCAAGTTAAAAGAAAGTCTGAATGGGATTTAGGAGTGGCCAGAGAGTCAAATAACAGGAAGGGACAAATCACACTGAGACCTCAGAATGGTTACTGGACTATATGTTTGAGAAATGGAAATGAGTACAAATCTTTTGCAAGCCCTCcagtcagtctctctctcaAGTCTCAGCCTCagaaggtgggggtgtttgtggattatgaggagggtctggtctccttttatgacgtagatgctgcagctcttatctaCTCCTTCACTGACTGCTCCTTCAATGAGAAACTCATCCCTTACTTCGGTCCCTCTCATAATAATGTGGTAAAAACTCTGCACCTCTGA
- the LOC129095588 gene encoding zinc finger protein RFP-like, translating into MAAANYHSSEDQFLCSICLDVFTDPVTIPCGHNFCKHCINEHWNTSDQNLCPMCKKVFISRPELHVNTFISEMVVQFRQSAQQKTSSSSSEHQESKPGEVPCDVCTGTKLNSLKSCLVCLASYCETHLEPHLTMTGLKRHQLIDPVENLEARMCTKHDKPLELFCKTDQTCVCMLCSVLDHKMHEFVPLKEEYEGKKVKLEKTEAEIQQMIQKRRLKIQDIKHSVDLSEEDAERKIAEGVQVFTALKESVERSQANLIDTIKAKHKTKENQAEAFIRELEQEISELMKKSNEVKQLAHTEDHLHLLQSVQTLDIHHPPPSKDWTKVSIRSSYEPTVVNAVSQLEETLSKKIKTLVEAELKRVQKYEVDVTFNPDTAHSILVLSDDRKQVRCGKVQQFPPDNPQRFSTNPGVLGKQNISSEKLYYEVQVKRKSDWDLGVVRESNNRKGEITLSPQYGYWTIWLREGNEYKALAGPSVLLSLKSRPQKVGVFVDYEEGLVSFYDVDAAALIYSFTDCSFNEKLIPYFSPSLYYGGKNSAPLIITPVVVN; encoded by the coding sequence ATGGCTGCTGCAAACTATCACTCATCtgaagatcagtttctgtgctccatctgtctggatgtgttcactgatccagtcaccataccatgtggacacaacttctgcaaACATTGCATCAATGAACACTGGAATACTAGTGACCAGAACCTGTGTCCAATGTGTAAAAAGGTTTTCATCTCAAGACCCGAACTGCACGTCAACACTTTCATCTCTGAGATGGTTGTtcagttcagacagtcagctcaacagaaaaccagcagcagcagctcagagcatCAAGAGTCCAAACCAggagaagttccctgtgacgtctgcactggaaccaaactgaaTTCCCtgaagtcctgcctggtgtgtctggcctcctactgtgagactcacctggagcctcatctGACAATGACAGGCCTGAAGagacatcagctgatcgacCCTGTGGAGAACCTTGAAGCCAGGATGTGTACGAAGCACGATAAACCTCtggagctgttctgtaagaccgaccagacatgtgtctgcatgctctgcagtgttttagaCCACAAGATGCACGagtttgttcctctgaaagaagaatatgaaggaaagaaggtCAAATTGGAGAAAACAGAGGCTGAAATTCagcagatgatccagaagagacgACTGAAGATTCAAGATATCAAACACTCAGTCGACCTCAGTGAAGAAGATGCAGAAAGAAAGATAGCAGAAGGTGTTCAGGTCTTCACTGCTCTGAAGGAGTCTGTTGAGAGAAGCCAGGCCAATCTCATCGACACGATCAAAGCgaagcacaaaacaaaagaaaaccaggCCGAAGCTTTCATCAGagagctggaacaggaaatctCTGAGCTGATGAAGAAAAGCAATGAGGTGAAGCAGCTCGCCCACActgaagaccacctccaccttctccagAGTGTACAGACCTTAGACatccaccacccaccacccagCAAGGACTGGACAAAGGTCAGCATCCGTTCATCATATGAGCCGACTGTGGTGAACGCTGTGTCTCAGCTGGAGGAGACACTcagtaaaaagataaagaccCTGGTTGAAGCTGAGCTGAAGAGGGTCCAGAAGTATGAAGTGGATGTGACTTTCAATCCTGATACAGCTCATTCCATTCTCGTCCTGTCTGATGATCGAAAACAAGTACGTTGTGGTAAAGTACAGCAATTTCCCCCAGATAATCCACAGAGATTTTCTACTAATCCCGGTGTTTTAGGAAAACAGAATATCTCTTCAGAAAAATTGTACTACGAGGTTCAAGTTAAAAGAAAGTCTGATTGGGATTTAGGAGTGGTCAGAGAGTCAAATAACAGGAAAGGAGAAATCACACTGAGCCCTCAGTATGGTTACTGGACTATATGGTTGAGAGAGGGAAATGAGTACAAAGCTCTTGCTGGCCCTTCAGTTCTTCTCTCTCTAAAGTCTCGGCCTCagaaggtgggggtgtttgtggattacgaggagggtctggtctccttttatgacgtagatgctgcagctcttatctaCTCCTTCACTGACTGCTCCTTCAATGAGAAACTCATCCCTTACTTCAGTCCCTCTCTTTATTATGGTGGTAAAAACTCTGCACCTCTGATCATCACTCCTGTCGTAGTAAACTAA
- the rbm34 gene encoding RNA-binding protein 34 encodes MKKAPKKSEEALSGQPPADYEVGQVSGSLFKKKSAASGSLSALFSTAAPAGPLLFQPAPKPVQKITEEKEEQKETPEVKGQPGQKKKTNQKQLLEKSEADQKLENREISLQNADEDEQGPAAPAKKKKRKAPEPDGQTSAEQWVMKRQKLKAVKEEEAMKVKRTVFVGNLPISCNRKTLQSLFRDQGSIESIRFRSVVREDPLMSRKVAVIQRKIHPKKQSMNAYVVFKDEAAVANALERNGMEIETGFHIRVDKVTDGTSYDNKRSVFVGNLSFEMKELTFRRHFEECGPVEAVRVVRDQNSGLGKGFGYILFESADSVQLALELDGTKLEGRPIRVKRAERQKNKTDSKGTKGRTDKGPMKGPKKGPMKGSGQERGGFKSNKKFSGNQQNLTKSSNSFKGEMVDHIKKKVLKKKQKPRKKVHI; translated from the exons ATGAAGAAGGCACCCAAGAAGAG TGAGGAGGCGTTGTCGGGGCAACCACCAGCTGACTACGAGGTGGGACAGGTGTCAGGAAGTTTGTTCAAGAAGAAATCTGCGGCCTCCGGATCTCTGTCGGCTTTATTCAGCACCGCTGCACCGGCTGGTCCTCTTCTGTTTCAGCCTGCACCCAAG CCTGTTCAGAAGAtcacagaggaaaaggaggaacagAAGGAAACTCCAGAGGTGAAAGGTCAACCCggtcagaagaagaagacgaatcAGAAGCAACTTCTGGAGAAATCAGAAGCCGACCAGAAGCTGGAAAACAG GGAGATCAGTTTACAGAACGCCGACGAGGACGAGCAAGGGCCGGCGGCGCCcgcaaaaaagaagaagaggaaagcgCCGGAGCCGGACGGGCAGACCAGTGCGGAGCAGTGGGTGATGAAGAGGCAGAAGCTGAAAGCcgtgaaagaggaggaggcgaTGAAGGTGAAGAGGACGGTGTTTGTTGGCAACCTGCCCATCAGCTGCAACAGGAAG ACACTGCAAAGCCTCTTCAGAGATCAAGGATCCATCGAGTCCATCCGGTTTCGCTCTGtg GTCAGAGAGGATCCCCTCATGTCCCGCAAAGTAGCAGTTATCCA ACGCAAAATTCATCCAAAAAAGCAAAGCATGAACGCCTACGTGGTGTTTAAAGACGAGGCCGCAGTCGCCAACGCGCTAGAGAG GAACGGCATGGAGATCGAGACAGGCTTTCACATCCGAGTGGACAAAGTGACGGACGGCACATCG TACGATAACAAACGCTCCGTGTTCGTGGGGAATCTGTCGTTCG AGATGAAGGAACTGACTTTTCGGCGGCACTTTGAGGAGTGTGGCCCGGTGGAGGCTGTACGAGTGGTGCGAGACCAGAACTCTGGACTCGGGAAAGGATTCGGTTACATCCTGTTTGAG AGCGCCGACTCGGTGCAGCTGGCGTTGGAGCTGGACGGCACCAAACTGGAGGGCAGACCCATCCGGGTGAAGAGGGCAGAGAGGCAGAAGAATAAAACGGACAGTAAAGGAACCAAAGGAAGGACCGACAAGGGCCCCATGAAGGGCCCCAAGAAGGGCCCCATGAAGGGCTCggggcaggagagaggaggtttcAAGTCTAACAAGAAGTTCTCTGGAAACCAGCAGAATTTGACCAAGAGCTCCAACTCCTTCAAAGGAGAGATGGTGGATCATATCAAAAAGAAAGtgctgaagaagaaacagaagccCAGAAAGAAAGTTCATATCTGA